The DNA region cataATTCTTTTTGGTAGTGCTTGCTAATGCTACTGTAATAGCCATTGATTGAAAACCATCTACAATCTCCAACACCCTGGAGTATTTATAGGGacgagcaaaaaaataaaagaaactaattaaaccgaaaaaataacaaaaaaaattgaatcacaaaaaaaaaatcaattagaatttttaaaaaatcgacCAGTTCAAttcagttttggttttataagtctgGAACCAAAAAAACAGAACTAAaccaaacccaaacaaaaaaaaaaaaaccagaaaaaactgagccaaaactagaaaaaccgaGTTAAACTAGGAAAAATGATCCAATTTGGTTTGAACTGATTTTGTTctcaaaaaccaaaccaaaaccgatcagtttgaactggtttcggttttctttaaaacattttggtttgattttttttttttatatgtatatataaaaaccaaattgaactGAAAATAATTACCCCTACGTACCTCTTCACTGCCTTGCAATGTGAAGTTTTGTTGCGTTGTGCATATTGCTAATCAAAATTCATGTTCTCTAACAATTATGAATGATTACCTACCACAGTAGATATTCTTAAAAGGTTATATAACTAACATATTCAAGCAGGTTAGactcatttttcttattatttaggCTTGACAAGTTATTGGGATTGGATTCATACATGTTATCATTACAATTATCTTCCTCGCTTGATGCTTAATGAACAAAGTATTTTTAGGATAATTAGAGGAAACATGAATAAACCCTAACACTCAAAATATTGAATTCTTAAGATTATCTTAGGTGTTTCTTGGAAATTGCTCTTACCATTGTCTTTCCTAGGCATCTAGGTAAAAGTAGGATTGTGTTTACATTGTGGGCACCCAATAAAGAATTACTATTACCAAGTTGGGACCCAGATACGGGTTTCTTGATGTCTCTTCCACTGATGTCTTATGACCAACTTGTAGTTTTGCAATATGATATTAAGCTTCATTAAAGATGGAGATACATTTAAGTACAACCTCTCTTGTAAGATCGTCATTCAAGCTTTTCTGAAATTTACTTAGAGTTATTGTCTCATCCTCTTTAACCGCACATCTcatgttatatttattaaattgttcCACATGTTCACCAGCAAACTTAGTTCCTTGCCTTAAGTTATTTTACTAGTCTAAGAGATTTCTCCTCTAAAAACGAGGTAAACACTCTCTTGTAACTTAGTTTTAATCTCCACCCAAACAGTAATATGAGGTTAAcctcttataataaaaaactattctACACTTTCTCAATAGAGTTGAGCAATACCactaagttttatttttgtacaCCTCACCCTTTTATTCTTGGAAGAGTATACCAGTCAAATAATTGATTCATGTCACAAATCTATCTATCAAAAATTCTTAAGTCAAGTTTACCCTTAAAGTCAGGGTTTCTACCTTGATACGTCTCGTGACTCAATCATTAATGTTTTTGTAATCGTGATGACCCTGATTGTGGTTGTATTGGTGGTTCCCAGGATGAATTGACCTCTAATGGTAATTGTTGAAATGCTCATTATTATTAGGCTCATCAAAGTCATTGTGACCTAGTTGTGATTATATTGACAATTCCTATGGGGAATTGATTTTTTACGATTCTTATGATTGTTATTAGAATGTTCATTTTCACTAAACGacctttttttataaggtttcaTATGAGTGGATATTTTGTTCATATTAGCTCGAATCAACTTTAATGCTCTTGAATATTTTGAAGAACATTATTAGAGATCGAGTTCATGGTAGCTGTGAGTTCTGGATTGTTTACTAGACAACTACTCCATAAACACATGCATTATTAATTCTAAGACTATGATTAAGATCACAAATGATACTTGTAAGTAAAGcgcaatataaaattaaagttattatttaattatttgtttatcttagaaactaaataatacaaaattaaactaggaaaaatatatacaagtatACACACGATTAGTTAAACACTAGGTTCCAATTTCCTCCACAAATTTAGCCATGTTCGGCAATTCAGCAATCAATTAAGAGTAGTCAATGTTGGATGTTCAgtgtaaatgaataaataagtCAAAAATTAAAGTAGCTCAAGTTGCATGATGAGCTGTATATTTATGAGcaagcacaaaaaaataatatcaatcttAATTATGGTTAGCAAGTGCAAAAAAACACATCAGGCATTATGATATTCATTGGTTAAAAAAGTTTGTAGACCAAATTCTAATAGGAATATGCTGGAATTTAATTCAGATGACGTGGCAGAGACAACTTACGTGGTGCGGCAGAGGCTGCTGCCGCTGGACTAGTGAATTAATCTGCCTTGATATACTGTTGTTGTCGGTGTAAAAAGGGCAAATGTGTTGATGTTGCTTGCGGCGGCCGTGCAAGGAAGCGTCGTCGTCTTCAACTGCTGTGCAGCCACTGTTGTGATCGGCAATCTACTGCTGGGTGATCGAACTGTTACTAGCGGCTGCACAAGAAGGTGCCGTCTCGTCAACTATTGTGTTGAGGTTGGGATCGATTGTTGCGTGGTCGTGGCTGACAGAGGAATTGGTGTTTGAAGATGAAcgatggatatttttttttccgacTGTAAACAGAaagacaaaaggtttttttttttttttttaatcaattctaGATAAAGTTGATTATGATTCGATACAAGTTTTAATAAATCgattaattatagaaaaaataaaagtctgGTACTGACATCAcggaataataaataaaagaaaaaaaaaacaggaattaAAAGCAAGGAAAGAAGATAGAACTTACATAATAAATTAGTGATTTTTACTCGTACCttaaaattatcttataaatgaagagaaatatataaatagtataattttaaagtattctcaatcaatcaattaaaattatcaagcataaataattcaaacatataaaataaattaaaattatttaatataaataacctaaataaataaaataaaataataaaacatatccacaaatttataaaagatctgtttaaaattattgtagCGTTGatggttcaaaatattttttaattaaaaacacatgaaaataattttttaattttttttaatattagtatagtaaaataatttaaaaaatataaaaatatttattttaaattaaaagttttaaaaatacaatttacaaCCCGTTACCAACCGCATTATTAATCTCTAACTAAAAAGTAACAGCGGGCCATCATTCATCATCTTTATCTGCTGATCTACGTACTATTATAATTTGTGTTGTGGATAATGTGTCACTGCCTTTGCCCTGTCTTTAACTTTAACTTTAACGTGGATCATCAGTATCTCATAAAAGAGGAGACAAGTGGACGTGGGAGCATTGGATGCCTTTTTTCTAAACTTCACTGAGCCCGAAAACAAAAACGGATagacatgcatttctttcttttttaaaaaaaaaaaagaaaagcatagaAATCTCTGGAATCCATGAATTTTGACAGTCTCAACTCTCAACCATCGAGTCTTAATTCAAgatattaagttttataaattttaagattattaaaaatatatatagttattaatttaaatttataatattaatcaaaatatatacaagTTAAACCAAGCACCCatgtaaataacaaaaaaattactctTTCTTAGGAACAAAAATCAAGCCCTGTCAAGATTCCTCTTTCTTATATCAAAATGGCATATCTGAACAGTCAATCTGTCATTAACTTCACAGCTAATCACGCTGACAAATTAACCACCCAGCTAAATGGGTAACATCATCAACGAAGCTTTCATCAAACAGCGAAGGATAATGACCCATGTTCGGTTAAACCGGCTCTTAGTCTGTTCGTGGAGCTTTAGATTTCTCAAAATTTCTAAGGAAcccattttaaataaatcaagataataaaaaaaaccatctgagcaggtttttttaagaaactggtttttctaaaatattttctagcaCAAAACTTTAGGAAGATATTGAGATTTTACGACAacatttgttattttctttcactCGCCGTGATCCGACTGCCGAAACGAGATGATAAGCTGTTTTCAGAAATAACTTATCTTTCTTGTTGCTATTACTTAATTTAAATCTTGTTGCATTGAGTACCATTTAAGCGAAACGTCCCTTTATGCACAATCAATCAAAGAATAgcattaaggatcaaattgggATTTCAACAGTAAGGAAACTAGCAGGGTTACAAATTGGGATCTATCACCCGTTTGGGTgaggaatttaaaattaactccaAACAGGAACTCCAGTCACAACTCCACTGTAATAGTTTTGTTGATGACCCACAGGGACTCCCAGAGCAGGCTGCTGCCAAGACGATGAACACCCATACCCACTTGGGTTCTTCGTCGCCGACGGGCACACAGAATCGACTGGCATCTGGACTCTAGCCGAAACATTAATGACACCATTCCTTCCACCTCTTGAGTCCTTCAAACGGTAACTCAAGAAATGCAGATGATTCTCTGGCGTATAATCTTCCAGTATGTCAGAAATTGGAAGACTTGCTGTGCCGATAACTCTGTCACCTGAACTAGTCTTGCATTTCACTTCAAGGCTTATAAAACGAGTCTGAAATGGCAGGTCTAGGGTAAGCTTCTCGTTCCACGAAGGGTTGCTGCCTCCTTCAAAGTCAGCTTTGGTTGATCCGGAGTTAAGAGGGCCGGCTCTGGCAATaacataagtattttttttcacggATTTCCGATCCAGGCGTAGGTTTTCTGCGGATAAGACTGTGACTTCTATAGTGCGAGAGGCCTTATGACCCTGCTTGTCCATGTGGAAGAATGAAGAGAATCGCTAGAGATTCAATTAACTTCTGGCGCGTAGGAGCAAGTATGTATGATTTATGCTTGAGTTTTGGAAACTGAATCAAGTGCTGATATATAAAGAAATCGATGCCTCAAAGGAAGTTCGCTAGAAAGAAGACAGAAAGAGAGACGCTTCTTCTATTAAAGAGTTGTATTTCCATGACTGGTCCACCTAATAGTTTTACCCAGCCTCTATTTGGAACGCAATTGCGCAATACATACCGAGGGGGCATTAAAAAGCTTGACCCTTTCCTCTTCCTCGATTATGGGGATCTTGGAACCCACCTCCGTTGGTTCCTACAACATTCAATATCTTATACGAAGGGTTTGGTCAGTATGCCCTTAtagttgatttgatttttagactgatttaaataagaatttgagttcttttatcaatatttaatttaattgtaagaGTCTGAGACAGGCTCTTTCCTAGAGCACAGCGAAAACACACTGGAACGGTTCAAGGCTGGTTTAAGTTTATTTCTACTTTCCTAATTGGTGGCGGCGCCTCCGTTTTAGAGGTATCTGCTTCTTTTATGACCAACAATTAGTGATGTCATGGAACATAGAGTGACTTAATTACTAGGTGCTCTGTACCAAACGTTGTTCCCCGACTcctctttatcttcttcttcttttttttttttaataggacggataataataaataataataataataataataataaatacaataaataatttgaattccTCATGTTATGTCTGAAAAGgcaagtttttgtatttttttctacttaaaaatctattttgactccaaaacatttagaaaatatcatacaaatcttaaacaaatatatcatctttttatatatatatatacatatatcaaACACATCTCAGAACTCAAAACTAACAACCTTTCTAagcttagatattttttttcaaacatatcaaagtaaaaaaaaaaaaacacttaatctaaaatttcttcatcatatatataattatttaatataaaaattaattgtgttGGGTGGTATGAATCATTGCTAatgacaacttttttttttattggaatccAACGAGtccttctttcttctctcaCAAAAGTTTggcatcaaaatatattttttttaaattaaagagacCACTCAcctaatagttaaaaaattaaaagtctaaaatgaacttttcaaataaattttaaatttgccaTCTATTTTATCTAAGTTTTTCTCTTAAGCCCTCAACCTTTCAATTCAATTCTCACTCGCAAAAGAATATGTAATTAGGTGctaatttggattaaaaaaatttaatgttatcattatttcaatccacaataatatataaaataagaaataatatcAGTGCTACATTAAAAATAGAGCTTTTTTAGAATATAGTTGAAGTTAATGAACATGCTTGGTGATTACGaagaaagataaaacatgtttctataatatttatttttcatatgtttttgtgatttaatatacatgcttttttataaaagttattttttttatcaaatacttttaaatttataaattaattgaactAAAAACTGTTTAGTTTGCAAGTATAATGGAAACTAAACAAAGTCTCAAtctaaatgaaaattttaaaaaaatgaaaatggaatTAAAAGAGAACTGTAGAGaggaaaattttaaaagaaattgcaTGGAAAAGTTCATGATTACTTCGAAGTTTAATTTTCTTCCAAGAGAATAGTATTACTTAGGAGAAAATTCCAAGTTTCCTGCATTCAATTACATCATAATTGGCACTTTATGCATTGTTGTTAGCTTCATTTACAGTCTTATTTACAATAACAGGTGTAGTAAATTTCTTACAATAACACTTAATGCATTGTTGTTAGCTTCATTTACAGTCTTATCATCATGGCTGGACCAAATCATCTTACCTGTGCTATGTATTCCAAGTTATTAGCGAAATGGgtctaataaatataattgtactatattttttaaaaaaattaattttttttgaatgttttatatctttttgatgtgttgatcataaaaataattttttaaaaaatattattttaatataaaaaatattttaaaaaataattacaactatatttctaaacatgtttataggacatggttattttttatataacttagATATAACTTAGAAGATACGTCctttttgtattataaaaaaataatttgaaaaatcgaggtcaaagtttattttgataaaagacGTGGTACACGTTAAAGTCGTTTTAAATAACACACCTGGCGGGAACCAAAGGAGACGTGTGTTCCGCATTTTCTACATGCAAATTTGCTGTGAGTGGAACCTTCGGCGAACGGATTAATTTACTTGCTCTTTCGCCGTGTCAACCGTCTTAAATGATATTACTACgaaaattcttatattttttaaaattatttaaacttaaaactcGTACATACTTATatacttaatttatattaaataaataaaaataataatatttaaatttatgactGTTTGATTGTCAAGATTCtaatatcttattaaaaaattattttagtttaataatttaaattattaaataaaatttaagatataatttattatgttttttttttttttaaatagagacTATCAACCATATTTTGTGGAAAAGTCAACTTCTCTTCGGATTGGCTGTCAATTTTAATCACACGCTTGAGGAGCAATCTGACCCACCTGGTCCTTTCTCGTGTCTGCCACGAGGTCGGTACGCTGATGTTTTTGTAGAGCTTATAACACTGATTCGGAGAGGTAGATTCCAATTTTTATATgctatctaaaaaaattatgaatgttGCCCTTTTGGGAACAACCTGAACTTCACAAATATTGAATGTTTGGGCTTTAaagaaatttgatgtttttatttataaatttaattatatcacaGTTCAtcgagaacaaaaaaaatgagtggATGAACTATAAAACTTAACTAGTTATATGACTCGCGTGATGCtgcgagttatttttttttgtataaaaaatatataaaaaaattaagatttaaaaatcttgggtttttttttttcaaaactatacctaaaaatcttgggtttgacTACAATgtctgacctaagagtaatatttatagtactaataataacattaaaattacatgacccaagtttaagtgaacCTGACTGCAACACCAGACttaagaatattggatgtagATCTGGCTATAAGATCgtttcataaaaatgtgataattaaatagattaattaaaaaaaacaaaaaaaaaatcaacaggaagaaaaaactaatgaagaaaaagaaaaaaattgaattaattgggttaaccctttaaaccaagtTATCCCGTAAAACTTGAGATTCgcgtcataaaagtttgataactaaatagaaaaaaaaatgatgcgtttacccaaaattaactaggttaatccatcaaaccaagttaacccgtcaagcctaggatatgtatcatgaaagtttgataattaaatagaaaaaaaattaactttaacaaactaaactaaatgaaaaaaataattaaaaagaatctaGGTTAACTCGTCCAATAAGGTTAACCCATTAAGCCCGGGATCCctatcatgaaaatctaataactaaaaaaaaaaaaaattaacattaataaactaaatcaaacaaaaaaaattgattaaaacaacaaaaaaaaaattaaaaaaaaacagttatataataataataacaataataataaataaatatattaaagatgGGAAAAGTAAAAGGTGTGGAAAAGCTGCAGTAACTTTTCCCacactttttaaagtattacttaattatatgacaAAAGAGAGGGACCAAGTTAATTGAGTGGCAGTGAAGGAGAAGATTCTGGTCTTGTGAATATGGGGTGAAATTGGAAAATTCCTGTCACAATGCCTGACGACTCTTCCAGACGACCAATAATTTCCACGAAAAGGTGAAACAAAGTTGAAGTCGCAGGTTTTGGCTCACGAGTCTCCATGGTAGCTAGCTCTGAAGGTTCTTGGATGGAAATTTCGAAGTTAGAACTCGACGTGTTTATAGCGAGAGAGAAAGATTTGCTGACCAATCTCGGTTTTGACGGAGATGGGTTGGAATTGATGCCCAATTACACACCCGTCCCTGTATTTCTTGCCCCATTGCATGTGCATCCTTcgtaatttctttttctagttttgttgtCATGGGTGTTCTCGAACCACTTTCACATACCGAGGTCAAGTTAAGTTCTTCAAGAATGGTCGGAAGGGATTTGGGTCCAATTACCGAAACTTGCTACAAAAATATATCCAATTGAACAGAATTGGCTCATTTCTTGCATGATGGTTTAATGACATCAAGAAAAACTTAGTTACCATCTCAAAAACCTCTCATTGCCTTACAATCCACAAGTATCATTCCGACTAATGTTCCGAATTGCTAACTTTTGATTATGTGGACATGAGATACTTTTCACTTCTAGTAGTTCATCTCCATTAACTAGTGTGCAGGTTTCAAACATATAAATTGGCATGTAGCTGCAGCCTCTTTGTTCAATGCAACCATTGTCAAGGGCCCCATTAAGAAAACTCAGTTCTCTGCTCTTGCTAAGCAGCCAAGAATTTTCAGcaactttgaaaattaatcACCCTGCAAAAGAGATGACGCAGGAAGCATACTTTAGTACTCATTAGGAATGATCAACGTCCTGGTATTTCTGGATAAGAGAACGGTCACACTACTGCACAAGATTCTCAATCTTCATACTATTATCACCCCAAAAGAATTCATTCACTTTTGAATAGTTTCAATGATCGACATAAAATTGAATGGAGCCAAAACATTTGAGCGTAGGAACAAATGATGCAGACCTGCCTCATGAAAATATGGCATTAACAAAAGCCTCGGCATCAAAGGGTTGAAGGTCTTCTACACCTTCTCCAACACCCACAAACTTTACAGGGATGCCAAGCTCATCAACAACACTGACCTGTATATAAGAAAATTAGTGCTCTTAATTACCAAAATCATGAAACAAAAGGAATCCATTGAAACTGGAGCATACCACACAGCCACCTCTAGCAGAACCATCAAGTTTTGTCAAA from Populus alba chromosome 14, ASM523922v2, whole genome shotgun sequence includes:
- the LOC118041917 gene encoding BON1-associated protein 2 — its product is MDKQGHKASRTIEVTVLSAENLRLDRKSVKKNTYVIARAGPLNSGSTKADFEGGSNPSWNEKLTLDLPFQTRFISLEVKCKTSSGDRVIGTASLPISDILEDYTPENHLHFLSYRLKDSRGGRNGVINVSARVQMPVDSVCPSATKNPSGYGCSSSWQQPALGVPVGHQQNYYSGVVTGVPVWS